A DNA window from Niabella yanshanensis contains the following coding sequences:
- a CDS encoding chloride channel protein, translating to MERKKVIVHHYYKLVLISILISLISCLLAFSLKHLTEYFEHRVFDTVENTHKVLFVVLPTIGITAIYFLRKYLFLNRKNKGITEIYKTLDQRKEHLPFFKIPSHYINGFLTVIFGGSTGVEVSTVVATATVGNMGYKREFSAKMYKRELICAGVAAGVAVLFASPLAGWLFAMEVIARKLRKSLIVSCTASSLIAAIFIYLFDNEPLLHFSIKDWNWYAIPFFVLLGLLSGTLAVYFTFLVTRIKNLFAQIHNNFLRVNIGALIVGLSILCFPVLYGDSYHGLNQILETAISKEHISLLLLAALILLKPLVASLTLGAGGDGGVFAPSIVAGAFLGLLLAIFCNTYFHTNLVPLNFALVGAAATLSSAIFAPLTALILTCNLVPNGYSLFIPIIIGCFTAKLFSQRLLPYNAYTYDFYKLSKSQQV from the coding sequence GTGGAAAGGAAAAAAGTTATCGTTCATCATTATTACAAGCTGGTACTCATTTCTATTCTCATTAGTTTAATAAGTTGCCTGCTGGCGTTCTCTCTCAAACACCTCACAGAATATTTTGAGCACCGGGTATTTGACACGGTAGAAAATACCCACAAGGTATTATTTGTGGTACTGCCTACTATCGGCATTACGGCCATCTATTTTCTTCGTAAATACCTGTTCCTGAACCGTAAAAACAAGGGCATTACAGAAATCTACAAAACCCTTGACCAAAGAAAAGAGCATCTTCCCTTCTTTAAAATTCCCTCCCATTATATCAATGGTTTTCTTACGGTGATCTTTGGTGGGTCAACAGGCGTAGAAGTTTCAACCGTAGTGGCAACGGCAACTGTGGGTAATATGGGGTACAAAAGGGAGTTTTCGGCGAAAATGTATAAGCGCGAGCTGATCTGCGCGGGTGTAGCAGCAGGAGTAGCCGTACTTTTTGCAAGCCCCCTGGCGGGTTGGTTGTTCGCCATGGAAGTGATTGCCAGGAAACTGCGCAAATCCCTGATCGTTAGTTGCACAGCCTCTTCCCTTATAGCCGCTATATTTATTTACCTTTTTGATAACGAACCGCTACTGCATTTTTCAATCAAAGACTGGAACTGGTACGCTATCCCTTTCTTTGTACTGCTGGGCTTGCTAAGCGGCACACTGGCAGTATACTTCACGTTCCTGGTAACCCGTATCAAGAATCTTTTTGCACAAATACATAATAATTTCCTGAGAGTAAACATCGGCGCATTAATAGTTGGTCTTTCCATTCTATGCTTCCCGGTCTTATACGGCGACAGCTACCATGGCCTGAATCAAATACTTGAAACAGCAATCAGTAAAGAGCACATTTCATTACTACTGCTGGCCGCGCTGATCCTGTTAAAACCTTTAGTGGCCTCTCTTACATTGGGTGCCGGCGGCGACGGTGGTGTTTTTGCTCCCAGTATTGTAGCGGGCGCTTTCCTGGGTTTATTACTGGCTATTTTTTGCAATACCTATTTTCATACCAACCTGGTGCCGCTTAATTTTGCCCTGGTGGGCGCAGCAGCTACGCTTTCTTCGGCTATTTTTGCTCCTCTTACGGCATTGATATTAACCTGCAACCTGGTACCCAATGGCTACAGCCTGTTCATCCCTATTATCATCGGGTGCTTTACCGCTAAATTATTCTCGCAACGGCTACTCCCCTACAACGCCTACACTTACGATTTTTACAAATTGTCCAAATCACAACAGGTATAA
- a CDS encoding alanine dehydrogenase produces the protein MSKKQPVISTSFSYETLEETLDIKLKGEGMTIGIPKEIAFQENRIALTPDAVSVLVNNGHNVMLEHNAGDASHFRDKDYADAGAKIVYSREEVFKAPIMVKSAPVIEEDLPLLQMNQSIISPLHLSVLQPDVLCTMMKKKITALSFENLKDDTDSYPIVRSMSEIAGSAVMLIAAQYLSSANHGKGVLLGGISGIAPTKVIIIGAGIVGEYAARAALALGASVKLFDNNVSRLKNLQNTIGQRLWTSVIEPKLLAKQLRTCEVAVGCLSNLSGRTPMIVTEEMVSGMRPGSVIIDASIDRGGVFETSEVTSHESPIFMKYGVIHYCVPNIPSGFARTASQAISNVLMPLLIDAGEEGGIEDLAWHRIHLRNGIYLFKGHLTNFYLSQRFDLKYTDLNLLIASQR, from the coding sequence ATGAGTAAGAAACAGCCTGTTATCAGCACATCATTCAGCTATGAAACGCTGGAGGAAACCCTGGACATCAAATTAAAGGGAGAAGGTATGACCATCGGAATTCCCAAAGAAATTGCTTTCCAGGAAAACCGGATTGCGTTGACACCCGATGCCGTGAGCGTTTTAGTAAACAACGGGCATAACGTAATGCTGGAGCATAATGCGGGAGATGCCTCTCACTTTCGTGATAAGGATTATGCTGACGCAGGCGCTAAAATCGTTTACAGCCGGGAAGAAGTATTCAAGGCCCCTATTATGGTAAAGAGCGCACCGGTTATTGAAGAGGACCTGCCATTGCTGCAAATGAATCAGTCGATCATTTCTCCTTTGCATTTATCGGTGCTGCAGCCGGATGTGTTGTGTACCATGATGAAGAAAAAGATCACGGCTTTATCATTTGAAAACCTGAAAGACGATACCGACTCTTACCCAATTGTACGCAGCATGAGCGAAATTGCGGGTAGCGCTGTGATGCTGATCGCGGCGCAATACCTGAGTTCTGCCAATCATGGCAAGGGTGTGTTGCTAGGGGGCATTTCGGGCATTGCGCCTACTAAAGTTATTATTATCGGAGCGGGCATTGTAGGCGAATATGCGGCGCGTGCTGCTCTGGCGTTGGGCGCATCAGTTAAATTGTTTGATAATAATGTTAGCCGTTTAAAGAACCTGCAGAATACCATTGGCCAACGATTATGGACCTCCGTAATTGAACCCAAACTGCTGGCCAAGCAACTACGCACCTGCGAGGTTGCGGTGGGCTGTTTATCTAATTTAAGCGGCCGTACGCCGATGATCGTAACCGAAGAAATGGTAAGTGGCATGAGGCCCGGCTCGGTTATTATCGATGCCAGCATTGACCGTGGAGGCGTTTTTGAAACATCTGAAGTTACTTCTCACGAGTCACCCATATTCATGAAATATGGTGTCATTCATTATTGCGTACCTAATATCCCTTCGGGCTTTGCCCGCACCGCTTCACAGGCGATCAGTAATGTTTTGATGCCCTTACTTATAGACGCCGGCGAGGAAGGCGGTATTGAAGATCTGGCCTGGCACCGGATACATTTGCGTAATGGCATCTACCTGTTCAAAGGCCATTTGACCAATTTTTATTTAAGCCAGCGATTTGATTTAAAGTATACAGACCTGAATTTGCTGATTGCCAGTCAGCGGTAA
- a CDS encoding Pr6Pr family membrane protein, whose protein sequence is MQKSFAGLLASAGWFAVIAQYILMLHNNVNTVEEATIRFFSYFTILTNIAVAIYFTTLLFDGRITRVKGLLSAITVYIVIVGLVYQVALRHIWDPQGLQKWVDELLHSVIPLGALVYWSLFEKKGIRYTQIFAWSIYPLAYLLFTLIRGNSSGFYPYPFLNVKEIGMQQTLMNALIILALFMAISFIFVFINRKIGK, encoded by the coding sequence ATGCAAAAATCATTTGCAGGCTTACTGGCATCGGCCGGTTGGTTTGCCGTAATAGCCCAATACATTTTAATGCTTCACAACAATGTGAATACTGTTGAAGAAGCAACCATCCGCTTTTTTAGCTATTTCACTATTCTTACAAATATTGCAGTAGCCATTTATTTCACCACCCTGCTGTTCGACGGGCGCATTACCAGGGTTAAAGGTTTATTATCTGCTATAACCGTTTATATCGTCATTGTTGGCCTGGTATACCAGGTGGCACTAAGGCATATCTGGGATCCGCAGGGACTTCAAAAATGGGTGGACGAACTGCTGCACTCTGTTATTCCCCTTGGAGCTTTGGTTTATTGGAGCCTGTTCGAAAAAAAGGGAATCCGGTATACACAAATTTTTGCATGGAGTATTTACCCGTTGGCGTATCTGCTCTTTACCTTGATAAGAGGTAACAGCTCCGGCTTCTACCCCTACCCCTTTTTAAATGTCAAAGAAATAGGAATGCAGCAAACCTTAATGAATGCATTGATTATATTGGCTCTTTTTATGGCCATTTCATTCATATTTGTTTTCATAAACAGAAAAATCGGGAAATAA
- the tsaE gene encoding tRNA (adenosine(37)-N6)-threonylcarbamoyltransferase complex ATPase subunit type 1 TsaE: MPTIRKYTLPEIDQTAQWLLDELKNRKVIALHGTMGAGKTTLISAVCSLLKVEDVVSSPTFSVINEYRYNENGITKRLYHIDLYRLKDEEEAIRTGVEDCLYSGDYCFVEWPERAEALFPDDTTTLYLRVEGDTERSLEIA, from the coding sequence ATGCCTACTATAAGAAAATATACATTACCTGAAATTGATCAAACGGCCCAATGGTTATTGGATGAGCTAAAAAACCGTAAGGTGATTGCCCTGCATGGGACGATGGGAGCAGGAAAAACTACATTGATAAGTGCTGTTTGTAGTCTGTTAAAAGTGGAGGACGTAGTAAGCAGTCCGACATTTTCCGTGATCAATGAATATCGGTATAATGAAAATGGAATCACAAAGCGGCTGTATCACATCGACCTGTACCGGCTAAAAGATGAGGAGGAAGCTATCCGGACAGGAGTAGAAGACTGCCTGTACAGCGGCGACTATTGCTTTGTAGAATGGCCGGAAAGGGCTGAGGCATTATTTCCCGACGACACAACAACGCTATACCTGCGTGTGGAAGGCGATACAGAACGGTCGCTGGAAATAGCATAA
- a CDS encoding DUF5694 domain-containing protein: MKYSFLFFLLAPFNTYAQKVNVLLIGVAHNYSKSPRQDLSNLYAQVRNFKPTAFFGEFLSKEDERLVMDYWCKEDNMKRLKTLRNNRDIKTDRLSITIDSLKTRVISNPENYRLKADLAHAFYLNQDVSNAHYQYWQVWNHLKKFPNIQLENYVSTLLSPDSDTTGRSMRRLKTSEYALIAFPLMQEMNIRELLPMDCQDYDLNWSASALAFYARFEAFKKDTTASYAKELEALLTKRIKGFEAVSDIEKESTRFTEWLNTNEASAILASGDFYFPELYDLKDFPKEEILSQIHWWLMRNKGMCENVVNTARALGHQKVVVIAGANHRKYMQDIFEKMPGVAVKNINNTQ, encoded by the coding sequence ATGAAATATTCTTTTTTATTTTTTCTTCTCGCACCCTTTAATACATACGCGCAAAAAGTTAATGTATTATTAATTGGCGTCGCGCACAACTACAGCAAATCCCCCAGGCAGGACCTGTCGAATCTGTATGCACAAGTCAGGAACTTTAAACCTACTGCATTCTTCGGCGAATTCCTGAGTAAAGAAGACGAACGGCTGGTTATGGATTACTGGTGCAAAGAGGATAATATGAAGCGGTTGAAAACCCTCAGAAATAACAGAGATATTAAAACAGACCGGCTTTCCATTACCATTGACAGTTTAAAAACACGGGTAATATCAAACCCCGAAAACTACCGGTTAAAAGCAGATTTGGCACATGCCTTTTACCTGAACCAGGATGTCTCCAATGCACATTATCAATATTGGCAGGTATGGAATCATTTAAAAAAATTTCCCAATATTCAGCTTGAAAACTATGTCAGTACGCTCTTAAGCCCGGATTCAGACACGACTGGCCGGAGTATGAGAAGGTTGAAAACTTCGGAATATGCATTGATTGCATTTCCTTTAATGCAGGAAATGAATATCCGGGAACTGCTACCTATGGATTGCCAGGATTATGATCTAAACTGGTCTGCATCGGCCCTGGCATTTTATGCCCGGTTTGAGGCTTTTAAAAAAGACACAACAGCTTCTTATGCCAAAGAACTGGAGGCTCTTTTAACCAAGAGAATTAAAGGGTTTGAAGCAGTTTCGGACATAGAAAAAGAATCAACCCGGTTTACAGAATGGTTGAACACCAACGAGGCTTCAGCTATTTTAGCTTCAGGTGATTTTTATTTCCCGGAGCTATATGATTTAAAAGATTTTCCCAAAGAGGAAATCCTATCACAGATACATTGGTGGCTGATGCGTAATAAAGGTATGTGCGAAAATGTTGTGAACACTGCCAGGGCATTAGGCCATCAAAAAGTAGTAGTGATAGCGGGAGCCAATCACAGGAAATACATGCAGGATATATTTGAAAAAATGCCTGGCGTTGCTGTAAAAAACATCAACAATACTCAATAA
- a CDS encoding ATP-dependent helicase has protein sequence MQDYIKGLNERQKEAVLHIQGPIMIIAGAGSGKTKVLTTRIAHLMASGIDAFNILALTFTNKAAREMKERIEHILGGNEARNLYIGTFHSVFARILRAEAHRIGYPNNFTIYDTDDAKSVVKAVINEMHLDDKLYKPSQVYNRISSAKNALVSPADYATDYYVQQEDIRANRPAIAKIYDSYCKRCFKNGAMDFDDLLLKFYELLKTNPESLSKYQHKFKFILIDEYQDTNPAQYEVIKLLGAMHENVCVVGDDAQSIYSFRGATIQNILQFQKDYDEVKVVKLEQNYRSTQTIINAANDVIGKNKGQIPKVLFTENAEGEKIRIVKTMSDNEEGKFVADSIQEQKLRNHFLNKDFAILYRTNAQSRAFEEALRRMAIPYTMYGGVSFYQRKEIKDLVAYLRLIINSRDEEALKRIINYPVRGIGKTTIDKIILLANTHNKTMWEILVEAAQHGFRAGTLEVINNFVTMIRSFSSMLEKHNAYEVAFHVGKNTNLVRELFNDKSTEGLQRYENIQELLNSIKEWVESPDNEDGEVVDKGLGAYLQQITLLTDADEKDPDADTVKLMTIHAAKGLEFECVFAAGLEEMLFPNAMSINTREELEEERRLFYVVVTRAKKKLWVTYANTRYKFGQLVQNEPSRFIEELPEQLLDRSYAGGGTKMSNNFGGSAFERMNSGFGGGWSGGKKAAEDAEKRYGPPPSKKSATPSYLPPKMEKKVTDHTPTENFVANEVTELAVGQKVEHQKFGFGEIIKMEGASHNPMAIIKFETNGEKKILLNYARLRIVG, from the coding sequence ATGCAGGATTATATAAAAGGTTTGAACGAGCGGCAAAAAGAAGCAGTATTACATATTCAGGGTCCCATTATGATTATCGCGGGTGCGGGAAGTGGTAAAACCAAGGTATTAACCACACGTATCGCCCATTTGATGGCCAGTGGTATTGACGCCTTTAATATACTGGCGCTGACATTTACCAATAAAGCAGCGCGGGAGATGAAAGAGCGTATAGAACATATTTTAGGTGGAAACGAAGCACGTAATTTATATATAGGAACTTTTCACAGTGTATTTGCTAGAATTTTAAGGGCAGAAGCACACAGGATCGGTTATCCCAACAATTTCACTATTTATGATACCGACGATGCCAAAAGCGTGGTTAAAGCAGTGATCAACGAAATGCACCTGGATGATAAATTGTATAAACCATCACAGGTGTATAACCGTATATCCTCTGCCAAAAACGCGCTGGTATCGCCCGCCGACTATGCAACAGACTACTATGTACAGCAGGAAGATATCCGTGCCAACCGGCCGGCAATTGCTAAAATTTACGATTCTTATTGCAAGCGCTGTTTTAAAAACGGCGCTATGGATTTTGATGACCTGTTGCTTAAATTTTACGAATTACTTAAAACTAATCCCGAATCTTTAAGCAAATACCAGCATAAATTTAAATTTATACTGATTGATGAGTACCAGGATACCAACCCGGCCCAGTATGAGGTAATAAAACTACTGGGGGCCATGCATGAAAATGTTTGCGTGGTGGGAGATGACGCCCAGAGTATTTATAGCTTCCGGGGCGCTACCATCCAGAATATTTTACAGTTTCAGAAAGACTACGATGAAGTAAAAGTGGTAAAGCTGGAGCAAAACTATCGTAGCACACAAACGATCATCAACGCGGCCAATGATGTAATTGGTAAAAACAAGGGACAGATCCCAAAAGTGCTGTTTACCGAAAATGCGGAAGGTGAGAAGATCAGGATTGTAAAAACCATGTCGGATAACGAAGAAGGAAAGTTTGTAGCCGACAGCATACAGGAACAAAAGCTGCGGAACCATTTCTTAAATAAAGATTTCGCAATACTATATCGTACCAATGCCCAAAGCCGGGCTTTTGAGGAAGCGTTAAGACGCATGGCGATTCCTTATACCATGTATGGTGGTGTGAGCTTTTACCAGCGCAAGGAGATTAAAGACCTGGTGGCTTACCTGCGCCTGATCATTAATAGCCGTGATGAGGAAGCCTTAAAACGTATCATTAATTACCCCGTACGTGGCATCGGTAAAACGACCATAGATAAAATTATATTGCTGGCCAATACCCACAATAAAACCATGTGGGAGATACTGGTGGAGGCTGCTCAACACGGCTTCCGGGCCGGTACACTGGAAGTGATCAACAATTTCGTGACCATGATCAGGAGTTTTTCCAGCATGCTGGAAAAGCACAATGCCTATGAAGTTGCGTTTCACGTGGGCAAGAATACCAACCTGGTGCGGGAATTGTTCAATGACAAAAGTACTGAAGGGTTACAACGATACGAGAACATACAGGAGTTGCTCAACTCTATTAAAGAATGGGTAGAAAGCCCGGATAACGAAGATGGAGAAGTTGTAGATAAAGGCCTGGGGGCATACCTGCAGCAGATCACTTTACTGACCGACGCAGACGAAAAGGACCCCGATGCGGATACCGTAAAGCTGATGACCATTCACGCAGCAAAAGGTTTGGAATTTGAATGCGTATTTGCAGCAGGGCTGGAAGAAATGTTATTTCCCAACGCTATGAGCATCAATACCCGGGAAGAACTGGAGGAAGAACGCAGGCTTTTCTATGTGGTAGTAACGCGGGCTAAAAAGAAACTATGGGTTACCTATGCCAATACCCGTTATAAATTTGGGCAACTGGTGCAAAATGAGCCCAGCCGGTTTATAGAAGAACTGCCGGAGCAACTGCTGGACCGTAGTTATGCGGGGGGTGGCACAAAAATGAGCAACAATTTTGGCGGCAGCGCTTTCGAGCGCATGAACAGTGGATTTGGCGGAGGTTGGTCTGGTGGCAAAAAAGCTGCCGAAGATGCGGAAAAACGTTACGGTCCGCCACCAAGCAAAAAGTCAGCTACCCCAAGTTACTTACCTCCCAAAATGGAAAAAAAGGTGACAGACCACACACCTACAGAAAACTTCGTAGCCAATGAGGTTACCGAATTAGCAGTGGGACAAAAAGTGGAGCATCAGAAATTTGGATTTGGAGAGATCATCAAAATGGAAGGCGCCAGCCACAATCCCATGGCCATCATTAAATTCGAAACCAACGGCGAAAAGAAAATTCTCCTCAATTACGCCCGGTTAAGGATCGTAGGATAA